A single genomic interval of Antechinus flavipes isolate AdamAnt ecotype Samford, QLD, Australia chromosome 1, AdamAnt_v2, whole genome shotgun sequence harbors:
- the LOC127547006 gene encoding pre-mRNA-splicing factor SLU7-like, whose product MFLEWRAEVDEEGKDINPHIPQYISSVPWYIDPSKRPTLKHQKPQPEKQKEYSSSEEWYKRGIKENVVTTKYRKGACENCGAITHTKNDCFERPRRVGAKFTGTNIAPDEHIQPQLMFDYDGKRDHWNGYNSEEHMKIVEEYAKVDLAKRTLKAQKLQEELASGKLMEQVNSPKHQWGEEEPNSQMERDHNSEDEDEDKYADDIDMPGQNFDSKRQVTVRNLRIREDIAKYLRNLDPNSAYYDPKTRAM is encoded by the coding sequence atgtttttagaatgGAGAGCTGAAgtggatgaggaaggaaaagatatcAATCCTCATATTCCTCAGTACATCTCCTCTGTGCCATGGTATATAGATCCATCAAAAAGACCTACACTAAAGCATCAGAAACCCCAACCCGAGAAACAAAAAGAGTACAGTTCATCTGAAGAATGGTATAAGAGAGGTATAAAGGAGAATGTTGTGACTACAAAATATCGCAAAGGAGCATGTGAAAATTGTGGGGctataacacacacaaaaaatgattGCTTTGAGAGACCTAGGCGTGTTGGTGCCAAATTCACAGGAACTAACATAGCACCAGATGAACATATACAACCTCAACTTATGTTTGATTATGATGGTAAAAGGGATCACTGGAATGGTTACAACTCAGAGGAACATATGAAGATTGTGGAAGAATATGCCAAAGTTGATCTTGCTAAACGTACATTGAAAGCTCAGAAGCTACAGGAAGAATTAGCCTCAGGAAAGTTAATGGAACAGGTAAATTCCCCAAAACATCAGTGGGGGGAAGAAGAACCAAATTCTCAAATGGAAAGAGACCATAAcagtgaagatgaagatgaagataaaTATGCAGATGACATTGATATGCCTGGACAAAATTTTGACTCTAAAAGACAAGTTACTGTCCGGAATCTCAGAATTAGAGAAGACATTGCTAAATACTTGAGAAACTTAGATCCCAATTCTGCCTACTATGATCCAAAAACAAGAGCAATGTGA